From Sporosarcina sp. FSL K6-3457:
TTTACTCTGGTCTTGTTCCTTGCAAAATAAACGGAAGTCAAAAGGGAAAGCAGTTTGTTGATTAGCCATCATTAATTGCACAACTTGATGTCCCCAGACGCTTTTTCCGTCTGTATGCGAAAAATGAAAGCCGGTGGCTTGTATAGGTGACGTTGCCTGTGACGAAGGCTTTGTCTTTTGGGAGATGGTGTCATCGAGCAATAAAAATGTCGGCTCGTCTTTTTTCATATTTCGTAAAACATGTTTTTTTGATTGTCGTAGAAGAAAAGACTCATTCCACGGGCTATGTTGTAAAAAATGACCGAGTGTGGTGCGATGTTTTGCATGATGACTGAGTGCATGGATTTCCGTTAACTTTCCCGTGAAACCGATACTAGACATACCGTCTATAAAATGGAGGAGATGACGTACTACAGGTTTCGAAAAATAAAAGGGTAAGTTCCAGGTTTGAAATCCTTCCTCAATTTGTTGGTGGTGTGATAAGCTAGACATAGACAGGCACACTCCTTTGGTAGATTGATGGTGTAGGAACTTTCATTCTAACCCAAAGGGTGTATTCTGTCTTTTTATTTTGCCCAAAGGAACTTACTGGAAGTGAATTTGCTCATTAAGAGTTATTGACTATTTATTGCGATTGCCTGAAGAACTATCCAAAAAATTAAACAATACAATGGCACCGATTGTGCAAAAGGAGGTAAATGGAATGGGTCAAATTGAAAGGGAATTTGTTTCTCCAACAATGGAAGCAATTTTGACTGGGGCACAGGAAATTGGAGAGAAGAGGGGAATAGAGAAAGGAATAGAAAAAGGTAGAAAAGAAGGCAGAGAAGAAGGTGAAAAGATAGGAGTAAAGATGGGAGCGGAAAAAAGTCTAACAAAAGTTGCGCTTGAAATGTTAAAAAAAGATTTCCCAATTGACGTTATCGCAGAAGTAACACACCTAGACATCGAAGCCATCAAAAAACTAAAAGAAACCATTTAACATCCCTCCACAACACTAATCCACCCAAAAACCAAAGCATAAAAAATCCATGACCGCCCCTTCTGACATCAGTCACTAGGGAGCGGTCATTTCTGTATAGATTTTGTATAGGTCGCTATTCTATCATTATGAAAGACTACCAGTCTGCTTTTTTTGCAGTATCTGCTCAATATTCGCCAAATCTTTCGGCGTAGGGATGCGGTTAATGAGGACAATCTATACATCTGTGAAATCCAAAGGTGTGTCAGCGATGATAAAGTCAATCGCCAGCTTGTCTACCGATTCGTGACTAAGGCTGTGCTGATTGCCACAAATAATCTCCATGCGACCCGAAAAATGATGCTCTAACAAAGTATAGGTGAACTGGCTTAGCCTGTAGCTATCTATAGAAATTAGCAATGCTTTCTTTCGATAATAATGAGTCTCTAGCTTCGCCAGTCCAAGAAATTCGAATTGTCACGTAACGACAGACCAAACGCGTCTTCCAATAAAGAAACGAACAACATAATTTCCGTCTGTTGTTGGACAAGCACAAGCACAAGCGTTTCAATCGGCTGCTCAATAATTTCAGCATGCGTAATTTCCACATGGACCAGTACAAGAAACAGCAACTCACGCTAATCAACAGTCATATGAATGGCATTGCCATCCTTAATCGCTTGGAAAAAATCACCATGTTATGATAATGCCTGTTCTGCATAGCCATTTCCAGCGTGTCAGTATCGAGCGTCGCAAGAAAGCCTGCCCTGATCCTGGAAACAGAAATATCAATAAACCATAAAATAGTGGCAAGGGATACAACACAATACCCGTAGTACGCTCAAGCTGTCTAAGCACCTGTACATACTGCTCATATCTAGCATACATAAGACGTATAAATCAACCTAGATTCACCAAATATGCCCGTCTTCAATTTTTGTAAATAACAACGTATCAAAGACTCATCACCAGTAAGTTGCAACGGATTTCTTGATAGCTTAAGTGAACAATCACGTAAACGCCTATCAATTACCTTACGTAACTGATGCAACGAGCTAACATTTAACTTAAATAGATACCTTAATGACTTTGTCAAAGTAAAAAAAGCTTATCTCTCTACCTACTAAACAGACTACGATAATAATTAGTTTCAACTAAACGAAAATAAATAAAAGAAAAAACTTCAAACTATCAAAAATAATCCGATAATCACCATATGTTCAATTAAATGTATTTTTTGAGTTATTACCCACCTATTGTATTTATATATTTCCTATATAAATTAAATCTACCATCGAAAGGGGATGCATACGTGACGCATATGCATAGAAAAGTAGTTTCGATCATTTCGCAACACTATGTAACACGTAGTCAATTTACAAGCAAGAAAGAGCAAGGAGGAGAAGCATGAAGAAATTAAACATATTTGCACTCATGCTGTTGTTGATTGGGCAAACGATATTAGGCCCGATTGCAGCGGTTAGTGCGAGTGAATTACCACCCATTAACCCAGACGAAATCGTCGAAGATGGTTCGGATGGTAATGATGTAATTGTAGGTGAAGAAGAACCTTCGGATGAACCGGCAATTCCAGAAGAGGGTGAATCAGATGAAGAACCAGTAATTCCGGAGGAGGGGGAAGGAGATCCCGATACTGGATTGACACCACCAGAAAACGATGAAAATCCAGTAGTTGAGGATGACGGAGTTATTGCTGGTGAAGAGATGCGTACTTTTTTTGCAGGTGTTCCAGAACCAATCACAGGTGCCAATCTTACTAGCTTTAAAATGACGATTGGAGGTCAACAGGTTGATTCGGGATCGTTCACGCAAGAGTTAGACCCAGGTACAATAGCAAACTTCGAAGTGAATTTCTCTGTTCCCATGGAAAATACAAGTGGTGAAGCATGGGGAGATGGAAGTTCGTTTGAGTTCCAATTGCCAAATTCATTGATTGATTTTGATCAAGCATTCGAAGGCTCAAAAACAGTAAACGGCATTACTTATGCATACAGTACTTCAGGTAATAATGTAACAGTAGAATTAAGCGGAATGCAATTCGATCAGGCAAGTGACACCCCAGAAACGTTAGCAATCGAGTTCAACTCTGGCTTCAAATTAACTAGTGATGAAATCGAACAAGAACTAGAAATTCCAGCTGCTACTGGCGGAACGGATACGATTAAAGCTACATTTACATTCCAGCCATCAACGAGCGGTGAAAAAGTAAAGAAAACGGCAACGGGTTCACCTACTCCAGGAGTAGATGGTAATCACGTAATGGAATGGGAAGTTTGGGTGAATGAAGCAGGGAAAGTATTAAATAACGCATCATTGACAGATAGTGCAACAGGCGGACACGCAATTGTCGATGGTTCAGTTAATGTTTCCCAATACACAGTTGATTTGAAAGGTGTTCAAAATAAAGCTGGTTCAGGTACTCCAGTACTTACTGGTAAGGACTGGGCAGATATTGGTGCAGAATTAACAGGCAGAAATGCTTATAAAATTACGTATAAAACAGCAGTAAACTTAGATGCTGAAGATCGTGACGGTCCAAAAAACTTTAGCAATACAGTAACATTCACAAATGATGGACAGCCAGAAGAAAGTTCCAGCAGTGCAC
This genomic window contains:
- a CDS encoding helix-turn-helix domain-containing protein, which encodes MTKSLRYLFKLNVSSLHQLRKVIDRRLRDCSLKLSRNPLQLTGDESLIRCYLQKLKTGIFGESRLIYTSYVC